In a genomic window of Cyanobacteria bacterium GSL.Bin1:
- a CDS encoding DUF1232 domain-containing protein, whose protein sequence is MQFEQQSVAGWLSLKLKMSQVFLRVAQVKTHPSRWLRRFIAFTPLTVSTLHLLITVTLPLFHYDHFLEKAMQQLEGRGIVQRWLDQFYGFFWQQVTPDQIAQQEIWWNQAWAVGYLLVSMIFCWLVLRWDEAKYVVSGVSVILSGVIYTLMPVDVLPDFIPTAGMFDDVIILLISAGTGFTVLGEGGKKRQILKKVRSSAEKKPLQALEMLCEEYGLELEIVPDSKKSQ, encoded by the coding sequence ATGCAGTTTGAACAACAGTCAGTTGCTGGCTGGTTGTCATTAAAGTTAAAGATGAGTCAAGTTTTCCTGCGCGTTGCTCAAGTCAAAACCCATCCCAGCAGATGGTTGAGACGTTTCATTGCTTTTACCCCTCTTACTGTTTCCACCTTACATTTACTGATTACCGTTACTCTTCCCCTTTTTCATTACGATCATTTTTTAGAAAAAGCGATGCAACAACTAGAGGGAAGAGGGATTGTACAGCGATGGCTGGATCAGTTTTATGGGTTTTTTTGGCAACAAGTTACGCCGGATCAAATTGCTCAACAAGAAATTTGGTGGAATCAGGCTTGGGCTGTTGGTTATTTGCTGGTTTCAATGATTTTTTGTTGGCTGGTTTTGCGATGGGATGAGGCAAAATATGTCGTCTCTGGAGTTAGTGTCATCTTGTCTGGTGTCATTTATACTTTAATGCCTGTAGATGTTTTACCCGATTTTATTCCTACAGCAGGAATGTTTGATGATGTAATTATTCTTTTAATCAGTGCGGGAACGGGATTTACAGTTTTAGGAGAAGGAGGAAAGAAACGACAAATCTTGAAAAAAGTCCGCTCCTCAGCGGAAAAAAAGCCACTCCAGGCTCTAGAAATGTTATGTGAAGAATATGGTTTAGAACTGGAAATTGTACCGGATTCTAAAAAAAGCCAATAA